The sequence CATTGGGTTATTTCTTTATTGCTACCGGACTGATTTGAGTCCACTAGATTTCGAGAAGTTAATAAAGTACCAcgaattcaaatattatttttaaaaaggaaaaaattgtatgaagtaacaactattaattcaaatttaatatagtCATAGTTTCTTTTATATGTAATTCTCAGCaaaatatttcatgttttttgcTATCCCATTTGTATaaccaaaatatacaaatagacCGAAATATACAAATGTAGGACCCGTTTGTATAccgaaatatacaaatatattgaaatacaTAAATGCAGGACTTATCTGTATGccaaaatatacaaatgcaGGACCCATCTGTATATCGAATACAATTAGacctaaataaatatttttcatatatatgtataccgAAATATGCAGATTAATAGACATAACAAACATaaagtttgctatggagcgctaTTATACAGCCTTAAACTCTGGCGAATTATTAGTTCATTCTAGAACTATTAGTAACTTTAAAAACGTTTATTTATTTGGCTAATTGAATTTAGATACATCTTAACTCTACCACGTGACATATTTCACTTGTATTGGCAAGATTGAAAGTTATATCCAAATTTAGTTAGTCAAGTAAAAGTATATTCTTGAAACAATCAATATTGAAAGACGAAACTAATATTTTGCATAAGTTCAACATGTTTCAAATAATTATctctttttcaaatcaaataaaataaaatctaaaactaCCTAGTTCAAAGTTATCAAATGACACTTATCGTGAGCCCTGATTTAATCTGATTACTGAAAAATCATATGAACCTACTAAACTCAGTAAGGTTAAaccccaaacattaaatatgattaaaataaacaaaagttcAGTTCTTTATACTAATCTTAGCATCTTTAccctttaatttgtttataaaGTCTCATTATAATTGACCTATCACCATTACCAAATCTGAAACCTTTAATCCCTAAAAAGCCCCTTTTTATCAGCAATGGCCGCCCAAACTTACTTTCATCTTCACTCTCTTCGATGTCTTCCAGTTCCACTCAAGATCCAAAACCCACAAAATCAAACCCATCGTTTCAAACGAAATCCAGTCGTCTGCAAGCTTCGAGTAGCTGTAATCGGCGGCGGTCCAGCTGGATCTTCAGCTGCAGAAGCTTTAGCCACCGGCGGAATCGAAACTTTCCTCTTTGAACGAAGCCCAGCTACAGCCAAGCCATGCGGCGGTGCCATTCCACTATGCATGCTCGACGAATTCTCAATACCTTTAAATCTCATCGATCGCCGTGTCACTCAGATGCGAATCGTTTCTCCATCAAATCTTGTCGTCGATTTCGGTAAAACCCTAAAACCCCATGAATTCATCGCAATGCTCCGGCGAGAAGTGCTCGATTCATTCCTCCGGCAGCGGGCTGAATCTAGCGGCGCCAATCTTCTCAAAGCACTGGTCACCAACCTCGTGGTCCCCACATCCTCACGCGAGCCGTACGTCATTCACTACACCATGGATAACTGCCAGCATCAGCTCGCCGTCGATGCCATCATCGGCGCCGACGGAGCAAATAGCCGTGTAGCTAAATCGATCAAAGCTGGAAATTACACTACTGCCATTGCTTTCCAAGAGAGGATCAAATTACCCGAGGACAAAATGGGGTATTACGAAAATTTAGCTGAGATGTACATAGGGAATGACGTGTCGCCCGATTTTTACGCGTGGGTCTTTCCTAAATGTGACCACGTGGCAGTGGGGACCGGCACAGTCTGCTCAAAGTCCAACATCAAATCACTTCAACACGCTATCAGAGCACGAGTCAAACCAAAAATCGAAGGAGGGAAAGTAATCAAAGTAGAGGCTCATCCCATACCAGAGCATCCGCGTCCCGTTAGGGTCCGCGGACGGGTTGCTCTAGTAGGGGACGCAGCCGGATACGTAACAAAATGTTCGGGCGAAGGAATATACTTTGCGGCAAAAAGCGGAAGAATATGTGGGGAAGCAATAGTTAAGGCTTCAGAGGGTGGAGAGAGCATGATCAATGAAGACGACCTGAAGAGGGAATATTTAAGGAAGTGGGATGACAAGTATTTCTCTACATTCAAGTTCTTGGATGTGCTACAAAAAGTGTTTTATGGTAATAACGCAGCAAGAGAAGCATTGGTGGAGTTGTGTGGAGATGAATATGTACAAAGGATGACATTTGATAGCTATTTGTATAAGGAATTAGCTAGTGGGAATAGGTGGGAAGATGCTAAAATGGCGATGAACACAATTTCAAGTTTGGTTAGGTGTAACATTATGGGGAGAGAAGTGGAAGCATCTGCACAAAAAATTCTCTCAAGAGTATAGGTTAGTagtcaaatatttcaatttggTTTATGTTTATTATGTCACTAGTGAATTTGGTGCGCTTCCTGCGGTTTTTGAAAGAATTgttaaagaattatttttttctcaattaattaatacattCGTGTCCGAACGTAATATTATCActttctcaaattttatatattaattatgaagatcgTTTTGATATGCCGATTGAAATGAAACTTCACAAATTAAGTATCTATAATCTATTAAATGACGGATAGTACATTCTTAATCAATATGTCAAGatgtattttcttaataattttttacttcatttatATTGCACTAAACAAGTATTTAACAATAGATTTTAATGTCACTTTgtacattttattaaaatatcaatGATTTTGAAGTATCTTTTTTCTTATCCACTACTCTCGAAGATTGGCTTTGTGTTCAAGTCAACCTTTTCGAAAGGTCGATAACACTAGAGATTATGGTTCGCCAGTGACGAGATTTGACATATATCATGTAACTGATGCGTCAAGTATCTAAGAATTATATTGTGAAGTAActgaaaaatattaatgaaatatattaaCACGTCTTATTATTCTttctcatattaatatgataaaacttctttaaatatttcatttttcaatcgTTCTTATCCCCTTTTCAAATATTCAATTTAGATTTGTATGATTTCTGCATAAATCACGTCTATTGGGATTTTAGAGTATCTGATTgcatttatataaaaaataaatgttgtgTTACACttgtcaaatatgatttttcaaaaattaatctaaatacTAATTTGTTACATTACTAATGTTATGTTACACTactattatcatatatatatatatatatatatatatatatatatgtatgtatgtatatgataatagTAGTGTAACATAACATTAGTGACTACTGATTATGATGAGGTCTAAAATGATATGTGTTACTAAGATGACTTTAAAGAGGTACTTAGTATAGTTggtatcattatatatatatacatatatatatatatacatatatatacatatatatacatatatatatacatatatatatatacatatatatatatacatatatatacatatatatacatatatatatgtatatatatatatatatatatatatatatatagatatacatatatatacatatatatacatatagatatacatatatatacatatagatatacatatatatatacatatatatatatataaatcttggCAATCCtaaaagtatacttgtgcaatgtatagttGACATCCCATGATACCAACTATACTAAGTACCTCTTTAAAGTCACCTTAGTAACACATATCATTTTAGACCTCATCATAATCGATAGTCACTAATAGAGAGATAATCATGTACATTACTTAAACATAAGGAAAGTCATGTATTAACAACAATCCATTGAACATACTTACATACCTCCGTGTCTTACCGTAGCATAAGGAACCAACCAGTAACCCATTTCAAAgaccacttgtgcaatgtaaaaGTGACATCCCTACCCCCACTCCCACTAAGTAGAACTTATCAAGAAATCACAAGTATAGTTTAAGTCATATTCATTATCTTATTACATAGGGAGGAtaacaataaccaacatagaccatatgagttacatggaatccggtgtcatataACACCACATAGAAAGAAggtgtcctacttgcctaaggtagaactgGACATATATAGCTAcaaggtggatccactatctacgggcacatagttatgagatagagagattgcttctagaaacctgGCCTATTGTATTAGCGGGAGAATTTCCATCTTATGAGAACATACGAAGAAGACCCGACCTATTGTATTAACGGGAAGACCTCTGCCTCATTTACCAAATattctcggtgctaagcattatTCCCCAAATTAAACATAGATAGTGTAAATTGTTTTTGCATATGTGAAGGGGTACTTTACCCTTCATTCAATACAACTCATATCATGAATCATTGATTCAATAAAGTGAGAACTACCTCTCAACCTTAGATATCATACTCATGtaagaaatcctttcacattaCATTCATAGTGTTTTCATGAGAATAACCTTTCTATTAACACAACATCATTAGCATAATCATAGACAATTCATAAAAGATCACGTGTAAGGGTAAGTGAGACAAATCTTTCAACAATATCACAATTCACACAATAGTAATAGGATCTTCACTTTCTACGTGAAACATAGATTCATATATAACTTCCATAAACATATACAAACCCTAGCAATTTACCCCTTCAAGGGTCATAAATCATGTCTAACAATCACACTTAGAATTACTACTTTAATTTAAGCAtgaataaaataagattaattaactaaattcatAAACACACTCATAATATTCATCTTGCATCAATAAACCCATCACAATCCATGAAATTGGAGTCATGGGGGAGTACATGGGTTCATGGGGAATTTACGATAAAAATCACAATCAAACAATGAACCATTCATAATATAGGAcaattaactcataaaaattcGTTTTAagaagaacccatggctagaatgaaaaccctagtttttgaacaATATCCCAAATTTCGAAATTAGAGTTGAAAGGCTTCATGGAGAAAAGTATTCCATGAATCAAGGTTCCCATAacttaattgatgttttcccaCGAAATTAGAGTGAATAGCTTGGAGCTTGAACCCTAATCTTGaccttctttttttgttttacaatggagtctagagagagaaatttttGAGACGGAGAAAAactttttgatttgatttgggttTTGGAGAATAAAGGAATAACGAAGTATTTAAAGGCttaaaactatttatatttatgatatatatcGTTTAGAAACAAccaaattaactaattattaaaataggAAATTACGAAAAAAGCCCTTAACTAGGTTGTCCCATCCAGGGACCACGCCCTAGTTCACGACTCGTGAAGGGGGATCACGACCTGTGGTGGTGCCCGTGGTCCTCTAGGAAATAGCCTCCTTCAACTTGCCAAGCCTTTATGAAGCCAAGTCATGACCACGAGACCTCCATGGCCCACACGTCCAAAAAGActcatttttaaggtcaaacaagccaTGGTGATCTGGAATTCCGAAATCATTTTGCTAAAATTTTCATGGTCGTCTGATAAGACCTTAGCTATGGATCTAGTTGGCCCACACGGTcaaaacgatccattttcaaggtcaaacaagcctccAAGCAGGTACACCCCCTGTTTtgccaatttttgtgtgctacagttcaccatcttttttggtgattcggAATTCTGACGTTCTTTTTGCCAAATTTTCATGGACGCCCATTAAGACGTTAGCTATAGACTTAGTTGGCCCACATGACCCaaacgatccattttcaaggtcaaaaaaACCTCGGAGTAGGTACACCCcccattttaccgattttcgtgtgctatagtttatcatcttttttggtgatccagaattccgatgtcatttttgccaaaatttttcatggacgccCGGTAAGACCTTAGCTATGGACCTAGTTGTAacgatcggggagcacccccttaGAAGTTACGGGCGTACAAGACTCTGAAAAGTCTCATACAAGCCTTTTagatcattcattgcataatatactcaaaataagtaagaatttaaaactttcttcgcACACGAAGAATACTTTTATTAACTAGCTAGCAGAAGACttctttaaaaacatttaacttTACAACACTTTTGtctcataaaccatctaatacttTAGAGTACATCATAGGGACTAAGCCCAACAAGACTAAAATACGtaaaaggaacatgtggatCTTGTCCTTAAATCTACGAGGACTCACCaaaacttcatcttcaacccttataAACTTATTCATCATCCAAGacatatcaagacttccaatccctacactttagtcaaaaaggaaaaaataagggGTTAaaacattgaatgcactaactATAGAAGCTATGcgaaaatcatgaaaaagggacattagTATAAAAGCATGCTTTCataacattttgataaaaaccatCATACTAAGAGTTTAAGAGATATAATACAATTCAACAATAACATATAATACAATTCAACAATAACATATAATACAATACCCAAATAATCCACAACATATGAACATTATCACttagaatatatttaaacatTTATATCCCCTActaaagttatcctaagacccacataagtaagatatgaagcgaccacccatacaaccccttcacacacacctagatgatccttaaga comes from Solanum pennellii chromosome 1, SPENNV200 and encodes:
- the LOC107012756 gene encoding geranylgeranyl diphosphate reductase, chloroplastic-like; translated protein: MAAQTYFHLHSLRCLPVPLKIQNPQNQTHRFKRNPVVCKLRVAVIGGGPAGSSAAEALATGGIETFLFERSPATAKPCGGAIPLCMLDEFSIPLNLIDRRVTQMRIVSPSNLVVDFGKTLKPHEFIAMLRREVLDSFLRQRAESSGANLLKALVTNLVVPTSSREPYVIHYTMDNCQHQLAVDAIIGADGANSRVAKSIKAGNYTTAIAFQERIKLPEDKMGYYENLAEMYIGNDVSPDFYAWVFPKCDHVAVGTGTVCSKSNIKSLQHAIRARVKPKIEGGKVIKVEAHPIPEHPRPVRVRGRVALVGDAAGYVTKCSGEGIYFAAKSGRICGEAIVKASEGGESMINEDDLKREYLRKWDDKYFSTFKFLDVLQKVFYGNNAAREALVELCGDEYVQRMTFDSYLYKELASGNRWEDAKMAMNTISSLVRCNIMGREVEASAQKILSRV